A region of the Gemmatimonas sp. genome:
AGGCGCGCACATTCCTCACGCGCAACATGGATGCCTTCTTGTTCAAGAAAGGCGATGCCGAAGACGTCGACACCACCAAGCAGGGCACGATCAACTGGTGACGTCGCGCGGTCGTCGCCTTGCCGCGCACGCCAAACGAAACGCCCCGCCCGGAATCATCCGGAGCGGGGCGTTCTCATGGCGACAGCGTGAAGCTTAATTCACGCCAGCGATGTAGCGGGCTAGTCGACCACAGCTCGCACACGTCAGCGTGACATGTGAATTCTGGGCCGGCGGATGCAACACAGGATCACGTTCGATGTGACCCTCGCAAGACGGACAGCTGAGAGGAAGTCCAGTACGGTCGGCCGCAATCAAGTGCAGCGCCTGCGCTGGGTTGTACGTGTTCGGTCGTGGCTTACGCATCTCGCCTCCTCGCGCAAAGTGCGCCGGCCATGTTCCAGCGGCCGACGAGGAAAAATGTAAAACACCCTTGCGAAATTCGGCACCATCGACACCAAAACTTCATTTCCAAGGTTAACCGTCTACCGGGAAAATGACGGTTCTTCATTCGGAACATCACCGTCGGACCGCGTGGTTAAGACCAAGACGCTCACTCCCACGGTGCTGGCCGACGCCACAACTTCCGACCCAGACGCCATGAGCGTTTGGCCGACACCTCGATGTCCGTGCCCGGGGGGAACAGCTCCGGGTCGGCCAGTTCGTCCACCATATCCGTGGCCTTCGCCGATGCCTCGTCGGCCCAGTGTACGATTTCGGCTTCCACCGTCATCGGTTGCACCGGACTACCGAACTCGAGTGCGCCGTGGTGCGACAAAATGAAGTGCAGCAACTCGTCGCGCTGGGCGACCGACAGCGAGAGGCTCGAGTCGCGCAGCTTTCGGTCGAACATCAGGGCGCCCAGCGTGACGTGACCCAGCAACATGCCGGTCGGCGTGTGTGCGAAGCCCTCGGGGGAGGTGGAGTACGCCTCGACCTTGCCGATGTCATGCAGCATGGCGCCGGCCACCGCCAAGTCGGCGTTGGCCTTCCGCACGGTCGTCGCGATCGTCTTGGCGATCTTCGTCACCTCGAACACGTGCAGTAGAAGGCCGCCGAGCTGTGAATGGTG
Encoded here:
- a CDS encoding HD domain-containing protein: MSRFDLRTAAVGDRVQHEFLVRDRAEKMTKAGMPFVVLTLANGSGSIDTAPIWSEKLDWCLGADRGKVVQVIGDIGTFGDKGAGKRQLTVTAPLRVLPSDQFDPTEFLPRIDVETERVWDAFDDLRAKITSPTVKAAVDLFFADDEFRVRFERTPGAVNGHHSQLGGLLLHVFEVTKIAKTIATTVRKANADLAVAGAMLHDIGKVEAYSTSPEGFAHTPTGMLLGHVTLGALMFDRKLRDSSLSLSVAQRDELLHFILSHHGALEFGSPVQPMTVEAEIVHWADEASAKATDMVDELADPELFPPGTDIEVSAKRSWRLGRKLWRRPAPWE